The Balaenoptera acutorostrata chromosome 15, mBalAcu1.1, whole genome shotgun sequence genome contains a region encoding:
- the KNOP1 gene encoding lysine-rich nucleolar protein 1 has translation MITKTHKGDLGLGLPEKKKKKKKKVVKEPETQYSVLNSDNYFAEVCPTRATSPSKNMVQEQAPETPLMKKKKKKKGHSTVCEEPLEPETVLRARRIEPSPSPRKQALGPSESLGREKKKKRKSVSPGSRVKTSPDPRQGEEVTRVGKKLKKHKKEKKSQEATAFSARDPWFCEARDALYACSVGKGGVPEQAASRQKRKQGSPREHNMKMKKKKKIHQEGDNPLGHPELSRSVESSHRKGSKKKLVKVEAPEYIPIGDDPKAPVKKKMKSKKKAEQADTEEPALKKKKKKRQESRVAGEPWEEEPDTDLEVVLEKKGNMDEAHIDQVRRKALQEEIDRESGRTEASDTRKQPGTQFGQWDTAGFENEEKKLKFLKLMGGFKNLSPSFSHPPTMVGRPNMALSKKVADTLQQNLQHDYDRAMSWKYNRRAGLGFSTAPDKIFYIDRNASKSIKFED, from the exons ATGATCACTAAGACTCACAAAGGAGACCTGGGCCTTGGGctcccagaaaaaaagaagaagaaaaaaaagaaggtagttAAAGAACCAGAGACTCAATACTCGGTTTTAAACAGTGACAATTATTTTGCGGAGGTTTGTCCCACAAGAGCCACATCACCCTCAAAGAATATGGTCCAAGAGCAGGCACCCGAAACGCCtctaatgaagaaaaagaagaaaaagaagggtcACAGCACCGTCTGCGAGGAGCCCCTAGAACCTGAGACCGTGTTACGTGCCAGGCGGATTGAGCCATCGCCCAGCCCCAGGAAGCAGGCACTTGGTCCATCTGAGTCCCTCGGtagggaaaagaagaagaagagaaagtccGTGTCCCCTGGCTCAAGGGTGAAGACCTCCCCAGACCCCAGGCAGGGCGAGGAGGTGACCAGAGTTGGCAAGAAGCTCAAAAAACACAAGAAGGAGAAGAAGTCGCAGGAAGCTACAGCCTTCTCAGCCAGGGACCCTTGGTTCTGTGAGGCCAGGGATGCTTTGTACGCTTGCTCAGTTGGGAAAGGTGGCGTCCCTGAGCAGGCAGCCTCGAGACAGAAACGGAAGCAGGGGAGCCCCAGGGAACACAAcatgaagatgaagaagaaaaagaaaatccaccaGGAGGGAGATAACCCCCTGGGGCACCCTGAGCTCTCCAGGTCTGTGGAGAGCAGCCATaggaaaggaagtaaaaagaaGTTAGTCAAAGTTGAAGCTCCAGAATACATCCCAATAGGAGATGACCCCAAGGCCCctgtgaagaagaaaatgaagtccAAGAAAAAGGCAGAGCAGGCGGACACTGAGGAGCCAGctctgaagaagaagaagaagaagaggcagGAGAGCAGAGTAGCAGGAGAACCTTGGGAGGAG GAGCCCGACACGGACTTGGAGGTAGTGTTGGAAAAGAAGGGCAACATGGACGAGGCGCACATAGACCAG GTGAGGCGAAAGGCCTTGCAAGAAGAGATCGATCGTGAGTCGGGCAGGACGGAAGCTTCTGACACCAGGAAGCAGCCG GGAACTCAGTTTGGCCAATGGGatactgctggctttgaaaatgaggaaaagaaactgaaatttctCAAACTCATGGGTGGCTTTAAAAATCTGTCCCCTTCATTCAGTCACCCCCCTACCATGGTTGGCAGGCCCAACATGGCCctcagcaagaaggtggccgACACCCTGCAGCAGAATCTGCAGCACGACTACGACCGGGCCATGAGCTGGAAGTACAACCGCAGGGCCGGCCTCGGCTTCTCCACGGCTCCGGACAAAATCTTTTATATTGACAGGAACGCATCCAAGTCAATCAAGTTTGAAGATTAA